The following proteins are co-located in the Pyxicephalus adspersus chromosome Z, UCB_Pads_2.0, whole genome shotgun sequence genome:
- the LOC140344085 gene encoding uncharacterized protein codes for MGIEDLPPDLPPSAVSLNLAGNQIRILHFDAFKVVPSLQVLWLNQNNLTFLYPGVFIALNNLKELNLNKNQRLTYLHAHTFRGLSNLVSLDLSHCNIFEIHPFVFTHLPSLEVLNLASNKIHYVPQALRKLHNITTLSMENNFIEAIGKNSFKHQQALQTLNLRRNQIWAIQDEAFNQLNKLSILNLGHNSLSHLPNQLFTGLDQLRIMYLEANKIVKINCSFNKLVNLKKLHLNNNLITHIAHNAFSDLKQLQFLHLNKNSLASIPSYLFLHMPKLKSVFLSFNPWSCDCSMAWIATWMVDYKGIVQGLNCVFALSYRSTSEVFTGRGITCLLEEINEDQCVESSIDSASTLTDVTYVVFNILIFFFSGLL; via the coding sequence atgggCATTGAAGACCTTCCACCAGATCTACCTCCATCTGCGGTATCTTTGAACCTGGCAGGAAATCAAATACGGATTCTTCATTTTGATGCTTTTAAAGTTGTTCCTTCACTTCAAGTCCTGTGGCTGAACCAGAACAATCTGACATTCCTATATCCTGGTGTTTTCATTGCACTCAACAACCTAAAAGAATTAAATCTTAACAAGAACCAAAGGCTTACGTACCTTCATGCTCACACATTCCGAGGCCTCTCGAACCTTGTCTCTCTGGATCTGTCTCACTGCAACATCTTTGAAATCCACCCATTTGTGTTCACCCATTTACCATCTTTGGAAGTTCTCAACTTAGCATCCAATAAGATACATTACGTGCCGCAAGCCTTGAGAAAACTTCATAATATCACTACGTTGTCCATGGAAAATAATTTCATAGAAGCTATAGGGAAGAATTCCTTCAAACACCAACAAGCCTTGCAAACTCTTAATCTACGAAGGAACCAGATTTGGGCTATACAAGATGAAGCCTTCAACCAGCTAAACAAATTAAGCATTCTAAATTTAGGACATAATTCTTTATCTCATTTGCCTAATCAGCTTTTCACCGGATTGGATCAGCTCAGGATTATGTACCTGGAAGCTAACAAGATTGTTAAAATCAATTGCTCCTTTAACAAGCTCGTTAATTTGAAAAAGTTACATCTTAATAATAATCTGATAACACATATTGCCCACAATGCCTTTTCAGATTTGAAACAACTACAGTTTCTCCATCTCAATAAGAACAGTTTGGCTTCTATCCCCAGTTACTTGTTCTTGCATATGCCCAAACTAAAAAGTGTTTTCCTTTCATTTAACCCTTGGAGCTGTGACTGCAGTATGGCGTGGATTGCCACATGGATGGTGGATTATAAAGGAATAGTTCAAGGTCTCAACTGTGTCTTTGCCTTGTCATACAGGTCAACATCTGAAGTTTTTACAGGAAGAGGAATTACCTGCTTGTTAGAAGAAATAAATGAGGATCAATGTGTAGAAAGCTCAATAGATTCTGCTTCCACTTTAACTGATGTAACATATGTTGTCTTTAACAtactaatattcttttttagtggattattataa
- the AGTR2 gene encoding type-2 angiotensin II receptor, giving the protein MSENLTSELNATSSCINNTIEDYQMDLLPVFYSFICVFGFVGNAIVISVLCLQRDVKSVANIYIVNLALADLLFLVTLPFWATYYAFGLNWIFGTMMCKISSSLLALNLFASIFFITCMSIDRYMAIVYPLRSQRRTQSQAIIVVLIVWALAIMATLPTFLFRKTYYLKNLDVYACIMDFPKKNYAKWCATMSLMKITLGFCMPVTVIITFYLKIGLHFKKYKGPVLNKHSRDRVLKIVTAIVVCFIVCWFPFHLLTFLDVLSRLEVIKDCNTVSLLEAALPISICLAFSNSCIKPLLYCFVGNQFREKFRLVLNSIKRLQSTSSEHNSFKKESEVREMEPNRPMDNMSSA; this is encoded by the coding sequence atgTCTGAAAATCTGACCAGCGAGCTAAATGCTACATCATCGTGTATCAATAATACCATTGAAGACTATCAGATGGATTTGCTACCAGTGTTTTATTCGTTCATTTGTGTTTTTGGCTTCGTAGGTAATGCTATAGTGATTTCAGTGCTGTGCCTTCAGAGGGATGTGAAATCTGTGGCTAACATTTATATTGTAAACCTTGCCTTAGCTGACCTGCTGTTCCTAGTAACGCTGCCTTTCTGGGCCACATATTATGCATTTGGATTAAATTGGATATTTGGCACAATGATGTGCAAAATTTCAAGTTCCCTTTTAGCTTTGAATTTATTTGCAAGCATCTTTTTCATCACTTGTATGAGCATAGACCGTTATATGGCCATTGTGTATCCGCTACGTtcacaaaggagaacacagagCCAGGCCATCATTGTGGTATTAATTGTTTGGGCTTTAGCCATCATGGCGACTCTTCCTACATTCCTTTTTCGGAAAACATACTACCTTAAGAACCTTGATGTCTATGCATGCATAATGGATTTTCCAAAAAAGAATTATGCAAAATGGTGTGCCACCATGTCTTTGATGAAGATTACTTTGGGGTTCTGTATGCCAGTAACAGTCATTATCACCTTCTACTTAAAGATTggattgcattttaaaaaatataaagggcCTGTACTCAACAAGCATAGCAGAGATCGGGTCCTCAAAATTGTCACGGCGATTGTTGTCTGTTTCATAGTTTGTTGGTTCCCGTTCCATTTATTGACCTTCCTGGATGTCCTATCAAGACTGGAGGTTATTAAGGACTGCAATACAGTATCCCTCCTTGAAGCAGCTTTGCCAATAAGTATCTGCCTTGCCTTTTCAAATAGTTGTATAAAGCCTTTATTGTATTGCTTTGTTGGGAACCAGTTTCGAGAGAAATTTAGACTTGTGCTCAACAGTATTAAACGTCTGCAAAGCACGAGCAGCGAACACAACTCTTTCAAAAAGGAAAGTGAAGTAAGAGAGATGGAACCAAATAGACCAATGGACAATATGTCATCTGCATGA